DNA from Streptomyces rishiriensis:
GCCCTGGACGTCGCCGATGACCAGGGCGAAGCGGCCCCTGGGCAGCGGGATCATGTCGTACCAGTCGCCGCCGACCTGGAGGCCGCCGCCGGTGGGTATGTAGCGGGCGGCGAGCGTCATGCCCGGTATCTCGGGGCCGAGCGTGGGGAGCATGGAGCGCTGGAGGCCGTCGGTCAGCTCGCGCTGGGTCTCCGCGAGGCCGGCCCGGGTGAGGGCCTGGGCCAGCATGCGCGCGACCGTCGTCAGCACGGACCGCTCGTCCGGGGTGAACGCCACCGGGTACGCGAAGCCGGCCATCCAGGCGCCCATCGTGCGGCCGGCCACCGTCAGCGGCAGGAACGCCCACGAGTGACGGCCGAAGTGCGCGGCCAGCGGCCAGGTGAGCGGGTAGCGCTCCTTGTACTGCTCGGGGGAGGACAGATACACGGCCCGTCCGGTGCGCACGACCTCGGCCGCCGGATAGTCCGTGTGGAGGGACATCTGGCTGAACGGGTCCTCGTCGCCGGACCGGTGTCCGTGGTGGCCGATGATCGTCAGCCGGTCGCCCTCCACACCGAAGACGGCGAGTCCGTCCGGTGAGAAGCCCGGCATGGACAGGCCCGCCGCGACCCTCAGCACCTCCTCGGTGGATCGCGCCTCCGCCAGCGCCCGGCCCGCGTCCAGCAGGAACGCCTCGCGCGAGCGTCGCCAGTCGCCGGTGACGGCGGTCCGTCCCGCGGGGGTGCCCGGCGTCGGCTCGGTCACCTCCTGGAGGGTGCCGATCAGCTCGTACGCCTTCTTCGCCGGGTCGAAGGACGGCTTGGAGCGGCTGCGCACGACCCGGACGACCCGCCCCTGGTCATCCATGATCCGGATGCGTACCTCCGCGAGGGTGCCCTCGGCGACGGCGAGCTGGATCACCCCGGTGATCTCGTTCCAGTCGACGGGGTGGAGACGGGCCCGGGTCTGGGCCTCGGTGAGGACCGTCTCCTCCCGGGGCAGCCCGAGCAGCCGGGCTGCCTCGGCGTCGACCGTGACCAGCCCGGTGGCGGTGTCCCAGTGCCACAGGCCGGTCGCGAGGGAGGCGAGGACCTCCCCCACGGCGGGCAACGGCTCGCCAGTGCGCATTGCCCCACTTTAAGAAGATGCGAACGAAAGCTGCCACTGATCGCCGCGCCGGTATTGCGGGGAGGTGATCAGTGACCGCCCGGTACCCTGGGGGTTGTTTCACGTGAAACACGCCCTCGATCCGCGAAGACTGGATGAACGACGATGCATCGGTACAGGTCCCACACCTGCGGCGAGCTCCGCGCCTCTGACGTCGGCACCGACGTCCGGCTGAGCGGCTGGCTGCACAATCGGCGCGACCTGGGCGGCATCCTCTTCATCGATCTGCGCGACCACTACGGCATCACGCAGCTCGTCGCCCGTCCGGGCACCCCCGCGTACGAGGCCCTCGACCGGCTGACCAAGGAGTCGACGGTCCGCATCGACGGCAAGGTCGTCTCGCGCGGCACGGAGAACGTCAACCCGGACCTCTCGACCGGCGAGATCGAGGTCGAGGTCGGCGAGGTGGAGCTGCTCGGCGCCGCCCAGCCGCTCCCCTTCACGATCAACGCCGAGGACGGGGTCAACGAGGAGCGGCGCCTGGAGTACCGCTTCCTGGACCTGCGCCGTGAGCGCATGCACCGCAACATCATGCTGCGCACGTCGGTCATCTCGGCGATGCGGCACAAGATGACGGCGCTGGGCTTCAACGAGATGGCGACGCCGATCCTGTCCGCGACCTCCCCCGAGGGCGCCCGTGACTTCGTCGTCCCGTCCCGTCTGCACGCGGGCCGGTTCTACGCCCTGCCGCAGGCCCCGCAGCAGTTCAAGCAGCTGCTGATGATCTCGGGCTTCGACCGCTACTTCCAGATCGCGCCCTGTTTCCG
Protein-coding regions in this window:
- a CDS encoding ATP-binding SpoIIE family protein phosphatase, with protein sequence MRTGEPLPAVGEVLASLATGLWHWDTATGLVTVDAEAARLLGLPREETVLTEAQTRARLHPVDWNEITGVIQLAVAEGTLAEVRIRIMDDQGRVVRVVRSRSKPSFDPAKKAYELIGTLQEVTEPTPGTPAGRTAVTGDWRRSREAFLLDAGRALAEARSTEEVLRVAAGLSMPGFSPDGLAVFGVEGDRLTIIGHHGHRSGDEDPFSQMSLHTDYPAAEVVRTGRAVYLSSPEQYKERYPLTWPLAAHFGRHSWAFLPLTVAGRTMGAWMAGFAYPVAFTPDERSVLTTVARMLAQALTRAGLAETQRELTDGLQRSMLPTLGPEIPGMTLAARYIPTGGGLQVGGDWYDMIPLPRGRFALVIGDVQGHDVRAAGLMGQLRIAVRAYAAEGHRPDAVLSRASGFFHGLTDTDGGAGADPRFATCLYIEVDPVTGVLEAARAGHLDPAIRMSDGTVLIRVTAGGLPLGIDPDADYPTTRLAMEPGEALMLCTDGLLETGGHDLDTGWRRVRKILEAHEGDLEELADALVQAVHGPSSHHTTGPLADRREDDIAVLLLCRQGEGGCGPGATPVPVRRPVRRSMLTVAQAEPERISVARQQLRELLHDWTCEDQIDSAVLLVSETLTNVLVHTDADALLVAEVTGAPGERRLRIEVTDTGDDLPHKRRPGELASSGRGLILIELLADTWGVAPRGEGKTIWFELHEVYEPCEPSAGAP